A region of Halostella limicola DNA encodes the following proteins:
- a CDS encoding S8/S53 family peptidase: MTDPTRRDFLQAVPAAAAVPFLGGNLFGSSALTTLATTSPDELKMFDDGIPSWVVKHDADSADSVRTWVDDNEDRRILSEHSQLDMMTVVAPRPHVTGGRFGSGLAHKSYVSMVDLNIVASLPDPLGALDDSSAWDFGLSRTQRTVTKASGQLDAGVPSSSGVAFNEDATVSPMQQVREASYATGHGVDTSTLTIGVIDSGLNAGAVFEDGSGNTRILDQSKDHISNTTVAEGGLSVLSDGAGHGTFVTSQMAANASDSTYDGFLPAADILALRALDDDGSGSTDDIVGALEYLLTLNVTPDAVCMSLGSPLFSQAIADAVAAVVEAGIPVFVAVGNDRFGTIWTASPSDADDALGVTATTATVDETKRKVAYFANTGPDPGTLDDSGGNTSGTRPDIGAPGMEVEAMTPDGKKVKSGTSMAAPDVAAAAALLQGATGGLAPADIYDRLRTYARPAPKIAEAEMKHGLLDVDAAINETEPDQTQAEAMNADAQARDAEFRALSNAQGGLATRYLF; this comes from the coding sequence ATGACGGACCCGACGCGCCGGGACTTCCTCCAGGCTGTCCCGGCCGCCGCGGCCGTGCCGTTCCTTGGGGGCAACCTCTTCGGGAGCAGCGCCCTCACGACGCTCGCGACGACCTCGCCGGACGAACTCAAGATGTTCGACGACGGGATCCCGTCGTGGGTCGTCAAACACGACGCGGACAGCGCCGACTCGGTCCGAACGTGGGTCGACGACAACGAGGACCGACGCATCCTGAGCGAGCACTCCCAGCTCGACATGATGACGGTCGTCGCCCCGCGCCCGCACGTGACAGGTGGTCGGTTTGGCTCCGGCCTCGCGCACAAGAGCTACGTGTCGATGGTCGATCTCAACATCGTCGCGTCACTGCCGGACCCGCTCGGCGCCCTCGACGACTCGTCGGCGTGGGACTTCGGCCTCTCCCGCACCCAGCGCACAGTGACGAAGGCCAGCGGGCAACTCGATGCCGGCGTGCCGTCCTCGTCGGGCGTCGCATTCAACGAGGACGCGACAGTCTCCCCGATGCAGCAGGTCCGCGAGGCGTCGTACGCCACCGGCCACGGTGTCGACACGAGCACGCTGACTATCGGCGTCATCGACTCCGGCCTGAACGCTGGCGCCGTGTTCGAAGACGGGAGCGGCAACACCCGCATCCTCGACCAGAGCAAGGACCACATCAGCAACACGACGGTCGCAGAGGGCGGCCTCTCAGTGCTCTCGGACGGCGCAGGACACGGGACGTTCGTCACGTCGCAGATGGCGGCGAATGCGTCGGACTCGACGTACGACGGGTTCCTCCCCGCGGCCGACATTCTCGCTCTCCGAGCGCTCGACGATGACGGAAGCGGAAGCACCGACGACATTGTCGGCGCGCTGGAGTACCTGCTGACGCTCAACGTGACGCCCGACGCGGTCTGCATGAGCCTCGGGAGTCCGCTGTTCTCCCAGGCGATCGCGGACGCCGTCGCGGCCGTCGTCGAGGCCGGTATCCCGGTGTTCGTCGCGGTGGGCAACGACCGCTTCGGCACTATTTGGACCGCCTCACCGAGCGACGCCGACGACGCGCTGGGCGTGACGGCGACGACGGCGACGGTCGACGAGACCAAGCGGAAGGTCGCCTACTTTGCGAACACTGGCCCCGACCCCGGAACGCTTGACGACTCGGGTGGGAACACGAGCGGTACCCGGCCTGACATCGGCGCGCCCGGGATGGAAGTAGAGGCGATGACGCCCGACGGCAAGAAGGTCAAATCGGGGACGTCGATGGCCGCACCGGACGTGGCCGCCGCGGCCGCGCTCCTCCAGGGCGCGACGGGTGGCCTCGCGCCGGCCGACATCTACGACCGTTTACGCACGTACGCGCGCCCGGCGCCGAAGATCGCCGAAGCTGAAATGAAACACGGGCTCCTCGACGTCGACGCCGCGATCAACGAGACCGAACCGGACCAGACGCAGGCCGAGGCGATGAACGCCGATGCCCAGGCCCGTGACGCGGAGTTTCGAGCGCTGTCGAACGCACAGGGTGGCCTCGCCACACGGTACCTCTTCTAG
- a CDS encoding outer membrane protein assembly factor BamB family protein, producing the protein MTSLNASDGSVVWSNTADLGEVRTAPTVHNGAVYVTTYNGSSSRLAALDEDTGSVNWEFTNPTDNIFTSPTVAGDNIYFAANDGDVYAVDSSGSQAWTYSTTSTLMRSDPTVVDGSVMVGDGEGYFHSIDTGGEASSEGSRIEDATFGHIGDAGPTSVAIGGQVIDQNGDPVPANTTVEVWGVAEPALNTSDAESLEQQADDLLDDLENPLPNSWNESYDLEEHQSGTYLLVHEADDWGREYDLQNALTTDQIDDPKLQTSSEQPVIISVWDATDRELVGNPVINSFPGTPEQQSIVVEQLSPSGEVTNRQTYESEVVARTGNQVNQQEHHGVRTQLPSGVYRVYPEGAPEQGYTFVHGDADELANRIEQDLRDEHEQLTDRADRVRTMVNNDEVVRRTTTTDENGSFSVDVPDNVVTVQMQAYRVDGEVLQNTENVSMDTLRDAAEGDYNGSFILPSPEPDRANPPAQNVTVKTIKSPEVPNLNMSSYADLLEWAQNLRLNETIADLEAQYEQRLENVTRAQLVSLYNNSRSLVEGYPPALEYYLNETGYEEVPEPSELSNEELRTQIDKMQSASFQANRIDMGDAETSVEEVNESLSTISGSFPVPDGVDEENVAVEIVWSNGTVQQMPDEYWELSDGGLVGSQSVEINEFPIETTDAAVANVRVRAASEDGVGEETARIVNPQFSGDVPNLNAIDVNTLRPGVDERVTFQLRAESGTGYGQIEAVDVYAPDGTVVNATIRDNGRVSFTPESQGSHFVRAQYSNQGGDPFVETFSLRAEESSTSQPPTIRARRGPSGTHALAGEGLRSARVEENGDRLTVSGVIPGGENAPGKVVVEPQSVMQSGTDEIEVRVLRGEDRETVRSHMAVEIHTETFEDSALLWVNDNAFTHDGTTQYGAVDERGDNKHVIQTRTNAQGVAVVEITRDPGYYDRARHWMDRTLPDINPFMIVDFIFDLFGGLPTEVVTTGLTAPAAEPQNTVATTSPTTGVAA; encoded by the coding sequence GTGACGTCACTCAATGCCAGCGATGGTTCCGTGGTGTGGTCAAATACAGCAGACCTCGGCGAAGTCAGAACAGCTCCCACCGTGCATAACGGCGCCGTTTACGTAACGACGTATAATGGCTCATCATCCCGATTAGCTGCGCTCGACGAGGATACTGGCTCCGTCAATTGGGAGTTTACAAACCCAACTGACAACATTTTCACTAGCCCGACGGTGGCTGGTGATAATATCTATTTCGCAGCAAATGATGGGGATGTCTACGCAGTCGATTCGAGCGGGTCTCAAGCGTGGACGTACTCGACAACATCGACACTGATGAGGAGTGACCCAACGGTTGTTGATGGGTCCGTGATGGTGGGTGATGGTGAAGGATATTTCCACTCTATTGATACTGGGGGCGAGGCGAGTAGTGAGGGTTCCAGAATTGAGGATGCTACGTTTGGACATATCGGTGATGCCGGCCCAACTAGTGTCGCTATTGGGGGTCAAGTAATCGACCAGAACGGCGACCCCGTTCCGGCGAACACGACCGTCGAAGTGTGGGGCGTCGCAGAACCGGCGCTCAACACGAGCGACGCCGAATCGCTCGAACAACAGGCCGACGATCTCCTCGACGACCTCGAAAATCCACTGCCGAACTCGTGGAACGAGTCGTACGACCTTGAGGAACACCAGTCGGGTACCTACCTACTCGTCCACGAAGCTGACGACTGGGGGCGAGAGTACGACCTCCAGAACGCACTCACCACCGACCAGATAGATGACCCGAAACTCCAAACGTCGTCCGAACAGCCGGTAATCATCTCGGTCTGGGACGCGACTGACAGAGAGCTCGTGGGGAACCCGGTCATTAACTCGTTCCCGGGCACGCCTGAGCAACAGTCGATTGTCGTTGAGCAACTGAGCCCGTCTGGCGAAGTGACGAACAGACAGACCTACGAATCAGAGGTTGTCGCAAGAACTGGCAACCAAGTAAACCAACAGGAACACCACGGCGTCCGCACGCAACTCCCGTCGGGCGTCTACCGAGTATATCCTGAGGGCGCCCCGGAACAGGGCTACACGTTCGTCCACGGCGACGCTGACGAGCTCGCAAACCGCATCGAGCAGGACCTCCGCGACGAACACGAGCAACTGACCGACCGCGCCGACCGCGTTCGGACGATGGTCAACAACGACGAGGTCGTGCGGCGTACCACGACAACCGACGAAAATGGGTCGTTCTCGGTTGATGTCCCGGACAACGTCGTCACGGTCCAGATGCAGGCATACCGCGTCGACGGCGAAGTCCTTCAGAACACGGAGAACGTGTCGATGGATACGCTTCGCGACGCGGCCGAGGGCGACTACAACGGGTCGTTTATCTTGCCCAGCCCCGAACCGGACCGCGCGAACCCGCCCGCGCAGAACGTGACTGTGAAGACGATCAAGTCGCCGGAAGTGCCGAACCTGAACATGAGTAGTTACGCCGACCTACTGGAGTGGGCGCAAAACCTCCGACTCAACGAGACGATCGCGGACCTGGAGGCCCAGTACGAGCAGCGCCTCGAAAACGTCACGCGCGCGCAGTTGGTGAGCCTCTACAACAACTCTCGCTCACTCGTCGAGGGCTACCCGCCAGCACTGGAGTACTACCTCAACGAGACCGGCTACGAGGAAGTCCCGGAGCCGAGCGAACTCTCCAATGAGGAACTCCGCACGCAGATCGACAAGATGCAGTCGGCGTCGTTCCAGGCCAACCGCATCGATATGGGCGACGCCGAGACGAGCGTCGAAGAGGTCAACGAGTCGCTCTCGACGATCTCCGGGTCGTTCCCGGTCCCCGACGGCGTCGACGAGGAGAACGTCGCCGTCGAAATCGTGTGGAGTAACGGGACGGTCCAACAGATGCCCGACGAGTACTGGGAACTCTCAGACGGCGGCCTCGTCGGCTCCCAGTCCGTCGAGATAAACGAGTTCCCCATCGAAACCACTGACGCCGCGGTCGCGAACGTTCGTGTTCGCGCCGCCAGCGAGGACGGTGTCGGCGAGGAGACGGCACGCATCGTCAACCCGCAGTTTAGCGGCGACGTGCCCAACCTCAACGCTATCGACGTGAACACGCTCCGGCCCGGCGTCGACGAGCGCGTCACGTTCCAGCTCCGCGCCGAATCGGGCACTGGCTACGGGCAGATAGAGGCGGTCGACGTCTACGCACCCGACGGCACGGTAGTCAACGCGACCATCCGCGACAACGGCCGCGTGAGCTTCACCCCTGAGAGTCAGGGCTCGCACTTCGTGCGCGCACAGTATAGCAATCAGGGCGGTGACCCGTTCGTCGAAACCTTCAGCCTCCGTGCCGAGGAGTCCTCGACGAGCCAGCCGCCGACCATCCGCGCCCGGCGCGGACCGAGCGGCACCCACGCACTCGCCGGTGAAGGTCTCCGTTCCGCACGTGTTGAGGAGAACGGCGATCGTCTCACGGTGTCCGGCGTCATCCCCGGCGGCGAAAACGCACCCGGGAAGGTCGTTGTTGAACCACAGAGCGTGATGCAGAGCGGTACCGACGAGATAGAGGTCCGCGTCCTCCGCGGTGAGGACCGCGAGACCGTCCGGTCGCACATGGCCGTCGAGATCCACACGGAGACATTCGAGGACTCGGCCTTGCTCTGGGTCAACGACAACGCGTTCACCCACGACGGAACGACCCAGTATGGTGCCGTCGACGAACGTGGCGACAACAAACACGTCATCCAGACGCGCACGAACGCGCAAGGCGTCGCGGTCGTGGAGATCACGCGCGACCCCGGCTACTACGACCGCGCCCGTCACTGGATGGACCGCACGCTCCCGGACATCAACCCGTTCATGATCGTCGACTTCATCTTCGACCTCTTCGGTGGCCTGCCGACCGAGGTCGTCACGACCGGCCTCACGGCACCGGCCGCCGAACCGCAGAACACCGTCGCCACAACCTCGCCGACGACGGGGGTGGCAGCATGA